A stretch of the Caldalkalibacillus salinus genome encodes the following:
- a CDS encoding non-ribosomal peptide synthetase: METKPTMRSKEALSDARKKLLEHRLRLSRQKQATPAQASIPHLGVRKANLSHMQKRIWLHEQVQGPSTAYHLQSAVKIKGALDVTAFTESLSHMMERHTILRTAIKKENGEPMQFVDEGAELTLYQCALQDTPQAEQEEQVKQLIEKDAKTPFSLDRAPLFRAALISLDPEEHVFVLTMHHIISDGWSMGIFVQDLMRYYNAKQTDTDPELRTLSIDFTDYCQWEKERRLDEDSLAFWKSYLYQTPVLQLPTDDPRPLQPTTNGQRVHFQLPQTLTQDLKRLSTNHNVTLFNLLLSVFHLLLYKYTAQKDMAIGTPVANRQHPQTRDIMGCFINTVVLRNELDPQTHVIDWIKQVQHSTLQAFKHQDVPFEQVLETVQVQGDQGDSRGDDALFQVMFAFQNTPQPKLDFHNLEVASIELEVFASMFDVTLSMEEVGNQLTGFIEFNTDLYRETRIHHMVKHFQQSLRSVCIDPQQTIGEISILTEEERKSFVPTAEPIDNHVSFIELFERQVEMAPHHQALIFGEESITYAELNQYANQLAQALVAKGLPVETFVGVHFHRSIDAFISILAILKAGCAYVPLDPTYPEERLAYMLEDSGLQLVLTTPQLAHNIMAMKPELTCIEVDYRLLNQGMGNDVEPSTSMESMETAASRETAVTNLNDATQQNVNRIRDLRQLAYLIYTSGSTGKPKGVMVEHKGLYNVAQQQKSLFDVTDSSRILQFSSLNFDASVFEMVMALGNGGALYLEDKHHLLGESLIHYMAEQEITHVTLPPSVLSTLPQATLPALQVIITAGERCTEDIVNKWAVGRKFFNAYGPTEATIWATIAECEPQQPVTIGKAIEHVQLYVLDQVGQPVPKGVDGELYIGGISVARGYLNQQALTDARFIPNPFSTDPDDRLYQTGDKVRYTMDGQLAFLGRIDQQVKVRGHRIELSEIESELHKYPTVIDGVVTVLYADEQPTLAAFVVTEDEQLEALLRTHLLSSLPEYMVPTVIRTMPSFPLTPNGKIDLKKLIKEAENEAIPVQSSETLKPPVTPIQKELAEVFESLLKRQQVGIDQDFFKLGGHSLLATQLTSRIEDLYGVNIEVKTVFEHTTIEALERLILDAESNLGRATHSDNPDGNHARDPLKITPVPRESMMPLSFSQQRLWFIEQMHVGQSAYNIPACVRLKGRLNKAALKKSLQQMVARHEVFKTGFATGEGGHQGQPYQFIHHDTCLRVDDIVLHHLEKAERERTLQHIIQLEAEKPFDLTTPPLIRATLIQLDQNEHVLCFVMHHIISDGWSVDIFVKELGQLYTLQSEQKEEQHEQAIDNAIDNQETTPLQYLDYVYWQRQFEAAGGLEPQLAYWKKQLAGDIPAIQLPTDYKRPTVQTNKGAKTRLQLDPALASRIQTLNQEQGTTLFMTLLTAFNVLLHRLTGQDDFAVGTPIAGRRHTETENMIGFFINTLVLRQRMSDMADLSLETLLQNVKQTCLDAYQHQDVPFERLVEVLQPHRSLSHHPFVQVLLNVQNQEQTFVELSGLQMEQIPLEEAQSKFDLTLYANEKEGRIDLDLVYNSDLFKGERMTIFLRQLQSILEAMTADIHQTMDQITLQTDGDVQGRLRKSDQHQSIVLDKLLYKHDELLHEKVGRLAKRYPLEIAIRDHTKHWTYQEIDQKSNQVAHYLLQQGVQKGEIVTIYAKRNAPLIYSILGILKAGAAFCILDPEEPLERMRQAIKKVNPVGVIVLAQGPEEKLQTLSHEGQFTLELFDRRESSLATYPTDDPSAITSITANSDDLAYIAFTSGTTGQPNAVKGTHAPVVHFIHWHIGEHQLSKNDRFSMLSGLGHDPLLRDIFTPLSLGATLCIPEDEVLKTPETCVGWLHEQQVSVIHTTPSRLMMITEIPQPQDCLSHIRYVFFGGEALTQSHVDRVKTISDTAQVVNFYGATETPQAMSVYYVNGGREEPYRKPIGTGIEGVDIRIKTSAGAEAGLGEVGEIVIESSFLSNGYLNSIAPDNTPFSPSMSSGAKVYATGDLGRYRLDGHIELVSRKDRQIKIRGYRIEPEEIASALTIHEQIQDAYVCLATAQSKQKVLVAYYVSRNGKEISQQALQKHLSPYLPTYMMPQTYVRIRHIPVTRNGKVAESSLPLPTLTTSSQRVAATNDHEKVLLNIWREVVESEEIGVTDNFFDVGGHSLLLVQVRNRMQQELNVTVTMVDMFRYPTIQSMARHLGAQQDTDHEIREVTRTREKRKRSTLSRKRKQVREGRR; this comes from the coding sequence ATGGAAACGAAACCAACAATGCGCTCAAAAGAAGCGCTCTCCGATGCAAGAAAAAAGTTATTGGAACACCGTTTGAGGCTCAGTCGTCAAAAACAGGCGACGCCAGCCCAAGCGTCCATTCCTCACTTGGGTGTGCGCAAGGCAAATCTGTCACATATGCAAAAGAGGATTTGGTTACACGAGCAAGTGCAAGGGCCAAGCACGGCTTATCACCTACAATCTGCCGTTAAAATTAAAGGCGCCCTAGACGTAACAGCTTTTACCGAGAGCTTATCCCATATGATGGAGCGACACACCATTCTCCGTACCGCTATTAAAAAAGAGAACGGAGAGCCGATGCAGTTCGTGGATGAAGGCGCTGAATTGACACTGTATCAATGCGCCCTACAAGACACACCGCAGGCAGAGCAAGAGGAACAAGTGAAACAGCTCATTGAAAAGGATGCCAAAACACCTTTTTCCCTGGACAGAGCCCCCCTTTTCCGAGCAGCACTTATATCATTAGATCCTGAAGAGCATGTCTTTGTGTTGACCATGCATCATATCATTTCTGACGGATGGTCAATGGGGATATTCGTTCAAGATTTGATGCGTTATTATAACGCCAAACAAACCGATACAGACCCGGAGCTACGTACGTTGTCTATCGATTTTACAGACTATTGTCAATGGGAGAAGGAGCGTCGATTAGACGAAGACAGCCTTGCCTTTTGGAAGTCTTATCTATATCAAACACCAGTCCTACAGCTGCCGACAGATGACCCACGTCCTTTGCAGCCGACGACCAATGGGCAACGCGTTCATTTTCAGTTACCACAGACCCTGACACAAGACTTGAAGAGGCTAAGTACAAATCATAACGTGACCCTTTTTAACCTTTTATTAAGCGTCTTTCACCTGTTGCTATATAAGTATACGGCTCAAAAAGATATGGCCATTGGTACACCTGTCGCTAATCGTCAGCATCCACAAACGAGAGATATTATGGGGTGCTTTATCAATACGGTCGTTTTACGTAACGAATTGGATCCGCAGACTCATGTTATAGATTGGATCAAACAAGTTCAACACTCGACCCTGCAAGCCTTTAAACATCAGGATGTGCCGTTTGAACAGGTGCTAGAAACGGTTCAGGTACAAGGAGATCAAGGTGATTCAAGAGGTGATGATGCTCTATTTCAGGTGATGTTTGCCTTTCAGAACACACCTCAACCTAAACTAGACTTTCACAACCTGGAAGTGGCGTCAATAGAGTTAGAGGTGTTCGCTTCGATGTTTGACGTGACCTTGTCAATGGAAGAAGTCGGGAACCAGCTTACAGGATTCATAGAGTTTAATACGGATTTATATCGCGAAACGAGAATCCATCACATGGTCAAGCACTTCCAACAATCGCTACGAAGCGTATGTATAGATCCACAGCAAACCATCGGCGAAATCTCAATATTAACGGAAGAAGAGCGTAAGTCATTCGTCCCGACAGCAGAGCCGATAGATAATCACGTGAGTTTTATCGAACTGTTTGAGCGTCAAGTTGAGATGGCCCCTCATCACCAGGCCTTAATTTTCGGAGAGGAATCTATCACTTACGCTGAGCTCAATCAGTATGCGAACCAACTGGCACAAGCACTTGTTGCAAAAGGGTTACCCGTTGAAACGTTTGTCGGTGTCCATTTCCATCGTTCGATCGACGCTTTCATATCAATATTAGCTATTTTAAAAGCGGGCTGTGCTTATGTCCCTCTAGATCCTACGTACCCGGAAGAAAGACTAGCGTACATGCTTGAAGATTCAGGGCTACAACTGGTGCTCACAACCCCTCAGCTGGCCCACAACATCATGGCAATGAAGCCCGAGCTCACATGTATAGAAGTAGATTATCGCTTATTAAACCAAGGGATGGGCAATGACGTTGAGCCAAGCACGTCAATGGAAAGCATGGAGACAGCTGCAAGCAGAGAGACAGCGGTAACGAATCTGAACGACGCCACCCAACAAAATGTGAATAGAATAAGGGACTTACGGCAGCTTGCCTATCTGATCTATACCTCGGGTTCGACAGGAAAACCGAAAGGCGTGATGGTTGAGCATAAGGGTTTGTACAATGTAGCACAACAACAGAAGTCATTATTCGATGTCACTGATTCCAGTCGTATTTTACAGTTTTCATCCTTAAATTTCGACGCTTCTGTATTTGAAATGGTTATGGCTTTAGGTAACGGCGGGGCCTTGTATCTGGAGGATAAGCATCACCTATTAGGTGAGTCCCTTATTCACTACATGGCGGAACAAGAGATTACACACGTCACACTCCCGCCCTCGGTCCTATCAACGTTACCACAGGCTACACTTCCTGCATTGCAGGTCATTATCACTGCGGGAGAACGGTGTACAGAAGATATCGTGAATAAATGGGCCGTTGGACGCAAATTTTTCAACGCTTATGGGCCAACAGAAGCCACAATTTGGGCCACCATAGCAGAATGTGAGCCACAACAACCGGTAACGATCGGTAAAGCGATCGAACATGTCCAACTGTACGTATTAGATCAGGTCGGTCAACCTGTCCCTAAGGGTGTTGATGGGGAGCTGTATATCGGCGGAATAAGTGTCGCTAGAGGCTATCTGAATCAACAAGCTTTAACAGACGCTCGCTTTATTCCAAACCCATTTTCCACAGACCCGGATGACAGGTTGTATCAAACGGGAGATAAGGTCAGATACACGATGGATGGCCAGCTGGCCTTTCTTGGCCGAATAGACCAACAAGTGAAAGTACGTGGCCATCGTATTGAGCTCAGTGAAATAGAATCTGAATTGCACAAATATCCGACAGTCATTGACGGTGTTGTTACTGTCCTGTATGCAGATGAGCAGCCAACGTTAGCCGCATTTGTCGTCACGGAGGATGAACAACTAGAAGCACTATTAAGAACGCACCTACTAAGCAGTCTCCCTGAATATATGGTGCCAACCGTGATCAGAACGATGCCTTCATTTCCTTTGACACCGAATGGAAAAATCGATCTCAAAAAATTAATAAAGGAAGCAGAAAACGAGGCTATACCGGTACAATCGTCTGAAACCTTAAAACCACCTGTAACCCCGATTCAAAAAGAATTAGCAGAGGTGTTCGAATCACTGCTCAAACGTCAACAGGTCGGTATTGACCAGGACTTCTTCAAGCTTGGGGGGCATTCTTTACTCGCGACGCAGCTGACGAGCAGGATAGAAGATTTATACGGGGTGAACATAGAAGTCAAAACCGTCTTTGAACACACCACGATTGAAGCATTAGAGCGCCTTATTCTAGATGCGGAGTCAAATCTAGGACGAGCCACTCATTCTGACAATCCTGACGGTAATCATGCTCGTGATCCTTTGAAAATAACACCTGTCCCCCGTGAGTCCATGATGCCACTTTCATTCTCACAGCAACGTTTGTGGTTTATCGAGCAGATGCACGTCGGACAATCAGCGTACAACATCCCTGCATGTGTGCGGTTGAAAGGGCGTTTAAACAAAGCAGCACTGAAAAAAAGTCTACAACAAATGGTTGCTAGACACGAGGTATTCAAGACTGGGTTTGCCACTGGTGAGGGGGGGCACCAAGGACAGCCGTACCAGTTTATTCATCATGATACGTGCTTGCGGGTAGACGATATCGTTCTTCATCATCTGGAAAAAGCCGAACGAGAAAGGACCCTACAGCACATCATTCAATTAGAAGCAGAAAAACCTTTTGACTTAACAACACCCCCACTGATAAGGGCCACATTGATACAGCTAGATCAAAATGAACACGTGCTATGCTTCGTTATGCATCATATTATTTCAGACGGGTGGTCTGTAGACATTTTCGTTAAAGAATTGGGGCAGTTATATACACTTCAGAGTGAACAAAAAGAAGAGCAACATGAGCAAGCGATAGATAATGCGATAGATAATCAAGAAACGACACCATTGCAATATCTAGATTATGTGTATTGGCAACGTCAATTTGAAGCAGCAGGTGGTTTGGAACCACAGTTAGCGTACTGGAAGAAACAGTTGGCAGGTGATATCCCTGCTATCCAACTACCGACCGATTATAAGCGACCGACCGTCCAAACGAATAAAGGCGCCAAAACCCGTTTACAACTGGACCCAGCTTTAGCGTCACGCATACAGACCTTGAATCAAGAACAGGGGACAACTTTATTCATGACCTTGTTGACAGCGTTCAACGTTCTCCTGCATCGCTTGACTGGCCAAGATGATTTTGCCGTAGGCACCCCTATTGCGGGTCGACGGCATACAGAAACGGAGAATATGATAGGGTTCTTTATTAACACCCTGGTGCTACGCCAGCGTATGTCGGATATGGCCGATCTATCACTTGAAACATTACTGCAAAATGTGAAGCAAACGTGTTTAGATGCGTATCAACATCAGGATGTTCCTTTTGAGAGACTGGTCGAAGTCCTTCAACCACATAGAAGTCTCAGTCATCATCCTTTTGTTCAAGTTTTATTGAATGTGCAGAATCAGGAACAAACCTTTGTCGAGCTTTCAGGATTACAAATGGAACAGATCCCATTAGAAGAGGCGCAATCAAAATTCGACCTCACACTATATGCAAACGAAAAAGAGGGACGCATCGACCTCGATTTAGTGTATAACAGTGATCTGTTCAAAGGAGAACGAATGACGATATTTTTACGTCAACTACAGTCGATCTTGGAGGCGATGACCGCCGATATTCACCAGACGATGGATCAGATCACATTGCAGACAGATGGAGATGTCCAAGGACGATTAAGAAAGTCAGATCAACATCAGTCAATAGTCTTAGACAAATTGTTGTACAAGCATGATGAATTATTACACGAAAAAGTCGGTCGTTTGGCTAAACGCTACCCGCTAGAGATTGCCATCCGTGACCACACTAAGCATTGGACGTACCAGGAGATAGATCAAAAGAGTAACCAGGTAGCTCATTACCTGCTTCAACAGGGTGTGCAAAAAGGCGAAATAGTCACTATTTACGCGAAGCGTAACGCCCCGCTCATCTATAGTATTTTGGGTATCTTGAAAGCGGGTGCTGCCTTTTGCATCCTTGACCCTGAAGAGCCACTAGAGCGGATGCGTCAGGCTATAAAAAAGGTGAATCCTGTAGGGGTTATCGTATTAGCACAGGGCCCTGAAGAAAAGCTTCAAACGCTATCTCACGAAGGACAATTCACCTTAGAACTCTTTGATCGGAGGGAAAGTTCCCTTGCCACTTATCCGACGGATGACCCATCAGCTATAACATCAATCACTGCCAACAGTGATGATTTAGCTTATATTGCCTTTACGTCTGGCACGACTGGGCAACCCAACGCTGTTAAGGGGACACACGCGCCCGTTGTCCACTTTATTCATTGGCACATCGGTGAGCACCAACTGAGTAAAAACGATCGCTTTAGCATGCTATCCGGTTTGGGGCACGATCCGTTATTAAGAGATATTTTTACACCGTTATCTCTAGGGGCCACACTCTGTATCCCGGAAGACGAGGTCCTAAAAACACCTGAAACGTGTGTAGGGTGGCTCCATGAGCAGCAGGTCTCCGTTATCCATACCACACCTTCAAGGCTCATGATGATAACGGAAATCCCTCAACCACAAGACTGCTTATCGCATATACGCTATGTCTTCTTCGGGGGCGAGGCCTTAACACAGTCGCATGTGGACAGGGTCAAGACCATCAGTGATACTGCTCAAGTCGTCAACTTTTACGGCGCGACAGAAACGCCACAAGCGATGAGTGTTTACTATGTGAATGGAGGAAGAGAGGAACCATATAGAAAACCGATAGGCACAGGGATAGAAGGCGTAGATATACGGATAAAAACGTCCGCTGGGGCCGAGGCTGGCTTAGGAGAAGTCGGCGAGATTGTGATCGAGAGCTCGTTCTTGTCTAACGGTTATCTGAACAGTATAGCCCCGGATAATACGCCTTTCTCACCATCTATGTCAAGTGGGGCTAAGGTATATGCCACAGGAGATTTGGGACGTTACCGCTTGGACGGACATATCGAACTTGTCTCCAGAAAAGATAGACAAATCAAGATACGCGGGTATCGTATTGAACCTGAAGAGATTGCCTCAGCTCTGACGATACATGAACAAATCCAAGACGCATACGTGTGCCTCGCAACCGCTCAGTCCAAACAAAAGGTTTTAGTGGCTTATTATGTGTCACGGAATGGAAAAGAGATCAGTCAGCAGGCGTTACAAAAACATTTAAGTCCGTATTTACCTACTTATATGATGCCTCAGACCTACGTTCGTATCAGGCATATACCTGTCACGCGCAATGGGAAGGTGGCTGAATCAAGTTTACCCCTTCCAACACTAACCACATCGTCACAACGCGTGGCCGCTACCAACGATCATGAGAAGGTGTTGCTCAATATTTGGAGAGAAGTGGTTGAAAGCGAAGAGATAGGCGTCACAGATAATTTCTTCGATGTAGGAGGCCACTCGCTCTTACTCGTTCAGGTTCGCAATCGCATGCAACAGGAACTGAACGTAACAGTGACAATGGTGGACATGTTCCGCTACCCAACCATTCAATCGATGGCCCGTCATTTAGGCGCACAGCAAGACACAGATCACGAAATAAGAGAGGTGACGAGAACAAGAGAGAAGCGCAAACGATCGACCTTAAGCCGCAAAAGAAAACAAGTAAGGGAGGGGCGGAGATGA